From a single Atribacterota bacterium genomic region:
- a CDS encoding type II toxin-antitoxin system PemK/MazF family toxin, producing MNSFPKRGEIWLVNWNPSRGSEQAGIWPALIIQNNIGNKNAATAIVAAISSSVKLYPINVIIETNESGLKETSIVKTSQILTVSKLRLEKKLGKLSKEKMEQVDKALKFSLGLNDF from the coding sequence ATGAATAGTTTTCCTAAAAGAGGAGAGATATGGTTAGTTAATTGGAATCCATCCAGAGGCAGTGAACAAGCTGGAATATGGCCTGCTTTAATTATTCAAAATAATATTGGAAATAAAAATGCAGCTACCGCTATTGTAGCAGCAATATCTAGTTCAGTTAAGTTATATCCTATTAATGTTATTATTGAAACAAATGAGAGTGGACTTAAAGAAACTTCTATAGTAAAAACCAGCCAGATATTGACTGTTAGTAAATTAAGACTTGAGAAGAAATTAGGGAAACTTAGCAAAGAGAAAATGGAACAGGTAGATAAAGCTCTAAAATTTAGCTTAGGACTAAATGACTTTTAA
- a CDS encoding type II toxin-antitoxin system PemK/MazF family toxin, whose product MSYKKGDIVLVKVIFSEGSGTKKRPALIISDEYYHNNRQKVIIAAITSNIERILPGDTKIKEWKKAGLKFPSLVTGIIQTFKKDIIERRLGDLALSDLLEYQSTLRKTFGF is encoded by the coding sequence ATGAGTTATAAAAAGGGAGACATTGTCCTGGTCAAGGTGATTTTTTCTGAAGGTTCTGGTACCAAAAAACGACCGGCTTTAATAATAAGTGATGAATATTACCATAACAACAGACAGAAGGTTATTATTGCCGCTATTACCAGTAATATTGAACGAATACTTCCTGGTGATACAAAAATTAAAGAATGGAAAAAAGCTGGATTAAAATTTCCATCATTAGTAACTGGAATTATTCAAACTTTTAAAAAAGATATAATTGAAAGAAGGTTAGGAGATCTTGCTCTTTCTGATTTATTGGAGTATCAGTCTACCCTTAGAAAGACATTTGGTTTTTAA
- a CDS encoding Wzz/FepE/Etk N-terminal domain-containing protein, with translation MEEEIDLREYIKVLIKRKWLILTIFLLLVITAGIVSYLVLLPIYESSVTFKIAQINDELLFDTNDIENKVKSDHVLQKVIDNLQLDVTLRELASIIKIDNINESGYVRLASESTSPETARDIVLSTVNQFVGLNQTFYQTKIDLLKKEKQSLESQMTLEREKIEEAERLRLDIINSEGLSLTEKQIQINLLLNYSTQIRENYNLLANQYYTLENQILNSNNFEIINYPSVPQSPIKPNKKLNLAIAGVLGLFLGVFIAFFTEFWQSNGK, from the coding sequence ATGGAAGAAGAAATAGATTTACGAGAATATATTAAGGTCTTAATTAAGAGAAAATGGTTAATTCTTACTATTTTTTTACTCTTAGTTATCACTGCCGGTATCGTCAGCTATTTAGTTTTACTGCCTATTTATGAGTCATCAGTAACCTTCAAAATTGCTCAAATTAATGATGAATTATTATTTGATACCAATGATATAGAAAATAAAGTTAAGAGCGATCATGTTTTACAAAAAGTGATTGATAACTTACAACTTGATGTAACTCTAAGAGAATTAGCCAGCATTATTAAAATTGACAATATAAATGAAAGTGGTTATGTCAGATTAGCCAGTGAAAGCACTTCTCCTGAAACTGCAAGAGACATAGTTTTATCCACAGTAAATCAATTTGTTGGATTAAACCAGACATTTTATCAAACAAAGATAGATTTATTAAAAAAAGAAAAACAATCTTTAGAAAGTCAGATGACTTTAGAAAGGGAGAAAATTGAGGAAGCCGAAAGATTAAGGCTTGATATTATCAATTCAGAGGGTTTATCTTTGACTGAAAAGCAAATACAAATAAATCTTTTACTAAATTATTCCACCCAGATTAGAGAAAATTATAATCTATTGGCTAATCAATATTATACCTTAGAAAATCAAATACTAAATTCCAACAATTTTGAAATTATTAATTATCCCTCCGTTCCACAATCACCCATCAAACCAAATAAGAAGCTAAACCTGGCTATTGCTGGAGTGCTGGGATTATTTTTAGGAGTATTCATTGCCTTCTTTACAGAATTCTGGCAAAGCAATGGAAAGTAA
- a CDS encoding nucleotidyltransferase family protein: MAKIKAINLNKIIEILKKHKDELKIKYGIKEIGIFSSFVRGEDKEKSDLDILVEFEENTDIDLLTFVNMEYYLTEIVGIKVDLVEKSGLKPKIGKQILKEVIHI; encoded by the coding sequence ATGGCAAAAATAAAAGCTATTAATTTAAACAAAATTATTGAGATCCTCAAGAAACATAAAGATGAGTTGAAAATAAAATATGGGATTAAAGAGATTGGTATTTTTAGTTCTTTTGTAAGAGGAGAAGACAAAGAAAAAAGTGACCTGGATATACTTGTAGAATTTGAGGAGAATACAGATATTGACCTTTTAACATTCGTTAATATGGAATATTATTTAACTGAAATTGTTGGAATAAAAGTTGATTTAGTAGAGAAGTCTGGATTGAAACCAAAAATAGGTAAACAAATATTAAAAGAGGTAATCCATATATGA